Genomic DNA from Lagenorhynchus albirostris chromosome 20, mLagAlb1.1, whole genome shotgun sequence:
GCGGCCTGGCCTCGGCTCTGAGAACACGGTGAGTCCTGGATGTTAGGATTATTCTTGTCTGAGAGCCTCTTAACGTGACTTTCTATTGAAGAAGCACCTGTGTGTCCTTGACTGACTAGGCGTGCTCAGGATACCAGTTTAGAttagcagtggttcttaaactgtggtccctggaccagtagCACATGCAAACTCGTGCCCCACCCTAGACCTGGTGAATCCAGCTCCGGAGGTGGGGCCCAGCAGTCTGTCCACCAGCCCTCCAGCACTGGCCTAGAGCGGAGGGTCACTCTGTAAACTCCAGCTACAGCTTGTAACTAAACTCAGGAATGATTCCTACATTCTGGGAAATCGAACCAGAGATATGAGAGCTAGCTTTTCTCACAAAACAGTAACAGAAGCTCCCCCTGACTGGCTTTCTTAACTTTGTTTCCTGTCACTTTCTTAAGCCAAGGAAGAAAGCTGCCAGTCTCCATTTCTGCATCATCACAGTTAACTTGGTGTCTTTGTTACATACAAAATCTGTCCCCATGTTACAGTGATGATGACGATGTGGGTCATGCAGATAGATGGTAGTGAGAACTGAATATGTGCCAGGGCCAGCCCGGGCAGCCACACGTTAGCTCAGTCTCCACAGCCACTCAGAGTAAGTACAGATGATAAAACGGAGGCACCCGAGGTCACACTGTGCTGAGCACTGAAGCTGAGGTTTCAGACTCTTTAGGGTCTGGACTTGGAGGCTGAGCAGTCATGTATGTGCTGTACTGCCTTGTGGCCTTTTCAGGCTTAAcgtaatttttatataattacataaaCATGTTTATATTTGTGTCTGTAAATAATACCAAGTGATCAGCTTTGGGTATAATCTGACCTCATTTCTGACTATTCGGGTTAGTTCCCAGAAATAGAATTATTGGGTTGAAAGgcataagcatttttaaatgattcattacCGTGCCTCTTTTCTCACAAAGCATAACTTTCTAAAAATTTCCCATTCCCATTTCAGCTCCCACTTCAGTTTTCAGTATATTGAGGCCCAGTCTGTGGCAGTGGGCTTTCCTACTTACTCTTCCATCCTCATGAGTGTGTTGATTTTTTAGGACCGAGGAAGTAACAACAATGTAATGAGCAATTATGAGGCCTACAAGCCCTCCACAGGAGCCATGGGAGATCGGCTGACGGCAATGAAAGCAGCTTTCCAGGTCGGTCTGAAATTAAGCATTTAGTTAAGAGCTTTCACTGGTAACTCTTGGGCAGTGAGGAGGNNNNNNNNNNNNNNNNNNNNNNNNNNNNNNNNNNNNNNNNNNNNNNNNNNNNNNNNNNNNNNNNNNNNNNNNNNNNNNNNNNNNNNNNNNNNNNNNNNNNNNNNNNNNNNNNNNNNNNNNNNNNNNNNNNNNNNNNNNNNNNNNNNNNNNNNNNNNNNNNNNNNNNNNNNNNNNNNNNNNNNNNNNNNNNNNNNNNNNNNGATTTTGACGATTTTTGTTCTATCTtgtttataaaaggaaaagaaatacacatacatCAAATTTTGTGACTTCGTGAAGGTTTCTTTAAGATGTGCATTCCTTTCTGCTTGCTCTAGTAAATGTTTTACTACTGGGACCTGTGGATTGCTTGTCATTTCTACTTCACCATGAGTCGGGACATATTAAATATGATTTAGAACAGTGCACATGGTGTGAACACCCAGATGTTTTTTGAGTTATCAAGTTACCAGGAACTAAACTGTTGTCAGACATCTATCAATCAATCATCCTGGTTTTATTCAGATGATAATGGGGGAAGACTTGACTTGAGAGGCCCACTTGCCCAAGAATAGACTACAGTGAATGCCACTGAACTTCGCCTTAGGATCTAAAAATGGTGTGACTTCTCGCCCAGCACCACAGAAGGGTTGTGGGCTCTGACAGCACCGACAAGACATTTTAGCGGGGCTTTAACGGGAGCCCTTTCTTCCAGCCAGGAAGATGTCCCCCTCACTGCCCAGGGCCACCACGAGTTCAGGTACCTCAAATCGGTCTCTTCAGACGACTGCCGTGCAGGCAAGGGTGGGTAGGGCTGGTACGAAGGAGGCCAGAAGCCGTACCGAATCGCTCCTCGTCCTTACAGTCAGTCCCTCAGAGGTTCTGGTGGCTCCGCTCACTTCCGTTTGTGCTTTTTCTTCTGCTCCTTCCGTTGCTGTGCTCTTTGGTCCTTCTTCATTCTCGAGTCCACCACCTTGAAGTGACCTCTGACCCCAGCTGGCCGGCCCACTTTGCGGCCCACACCTTTTTTGGCTACAACATAGGTGACTTGGCGTTTCTCCTTTCCAAGCCCAGCTTTCTTATAGAGACTGTAAATGGAAGACACAGGTTAGAGACTTTCCACCACTCCTTCACCCCCGTGTACCTTTGTGGGTGACCCCCCTGCCCCTCACCTTCGAAGCTGTGCCGCTTTCTCCCGTTCTGAGATGTCCACTGTGTTGACCACAGCTTCTGCCTTCTTCTTGGTTTGCTCCAGCTTCTTCAGCatctgtgggggggggggtgggggaaccTCGGTCAGGTTGACCTCTTTTcctacccctgccccacccacccagaATCTCAGGCAGCCCCACTGCTTACCCTCCGTTTCTTCCTGGCCTTGGCCTCAGCCACTTTCTTGATGGGACGTGCATTGATTTCCCGCCAGCGTTTCCGGTAATGCTCCACCTCTTTCTTATCAATAGGCAGTTGTCGTATCCTGTGCTGCTTTTCCTCCTGCACAAACCAGTCTGGAAGCTCCCCCTCATCCTCATTAAATGTGTACCTTGGTGGAGAGGACACCAATCTAGGCTTTCAAAGAAAtcattccttccctcttcctcgcCCCACCCCTTCTCGGGACCTTCTGCCCCCTACCGGCTGAAGGAGTCATCTATGAGGTCCCTCTTGGCTTTTTTGGAAGAAGCAATAATAGCACCTAGAGCAAGGCCTTCAGGGTCCAGTATCCGATGTTTCActagagagggaagaaggaaggaagtcaaAGCTCAGTCCCCAACACTGACCCCTCCATGTTGCCTCCCATTCTAGTAGGTGCAGAGCTCTCGCCTGGGTCCTTGATAGGCACGACCTCAAACCCGACATCATCATCTGACTTAGGCCCACGGCTTCGCTTCTTCCTGCCGCGTGGTTTCCAgctgtgggagggaggaggaccGTGCACGCATGTCTCACCGTTAGCCACACCACTCGGGCCCACTCCTACTCCCCTCACCCCTGGTTCTTAGTTAAAAATGCTTGGGGAACTTCCAGAAATCTTGCCACCCAGGCTGTACTGCAGACCACTCAAGTTAGAATCATCAGCATTTAAAGTTCTCCATCTGCAGTCAGAGCTGCAAACTCCCAATTACAGAGTACTGGTTACAATCGCTGCTTCCTCTTCAGCTCTTCTCCCATCAGCTGCAACCACTCACCTCTCTTCACCCTCACTGCTACTGCTGTCACTGTCAGAACTGTCATCTCTCTCTTCCCCGCCAGGGCCAGTGGCAGCCTCTGTCCCTGAAGGAGCCTCTGCCCTCTCAGGGGCCTCATCCTGGCACGGGGGGGGTTTGTTCTCCATCTTCACACCGGAAGGCGGTGGTGGCAGCTGCCCCTTGTGGCGGCTCTCGTACAACAGCTGGGCCTGACGGATCTCCAGGGCCTCGTCGGCATCATCCCCAATCCCGCTGAAGCCATCCTGTGATGGGGAAATCGTCAGGCACCCTTTGCCCAGGGAATGCCAGTCCCTGTCTGTCTTGGCCACCAGCCTCTGCTCACCTTTGAGAACCACAGGCTGGCCTGTTCTTCCTGCAGTAGTGCCTTCTCCTCCAATGGTACCAGCAATggattctcttcttcctcctcctctttacCATCTTGCACTTCAGCAAACCGTACACTGTACACCCAAGGAAAGTGGGTGGAGGGTCAGTGCCCTGGAGGGCTTGCTGCTGCCCACACTCCAACTGGCAAGCCCCGCCACCAGCTCTGCTTCGGACTTGAGCTGAGGGTGCCCTGCAGacacctccccacacccctcccccctccttacCACTTTTGGTCCTTTAGACTCTGAGGTTCTCTGACTCCTGCCAGCTCCTCTGGATCCAGGTCACTATCCAGAGATGTATCATCCTCCTCCTCAACATCTGATATGTAGATGTCATCTCTTGGCAGATTAGACAAAAACGTGTCTGCAGCACTCATGTCCCCCTGTGTTACCTCCTCTAACAACTGAGGTttgacagagaaacagagatcaaGGGCACTAACAAGGTACATACTGCTTTTTTCCTCCATATTCATCACCTTAGTTTATCCTCAGCAACGCTAGAAAACACACTGTGTCAAGTACATAATATCTTCTTTTACAGACAGGGAAGTGATGGGATTAACCATTTAAAACATGCCACTCTAGGCCAGATCATTCAGCTGTGTCTTCTTCAGTGGTAGCAGAAACAGGTTTATGGAAAAGTACCCCACGGTCTAATTAGCGTCcgattttaaaatgttctaaaacactgctttttaaaaaattactttcagaAGGCACCTTATCACCAGCGAATAACATCTACAACTCTTGTTTCCACTGAATAAAGAAGCCCATGCCGTATACATCTAACAGGAAGCACTGTTTCACTAATAATGTCAACTCCAAGATCTGTTTTCCTCGTGGCAACTATAGCTATTTCTTGAATCACATACCAGGAATTacaccatcttttttttattccttccaaAAACGCTAGTAGGTAggtctatcattttcttttacagatgaggaaactgaggcagagagcacATAAGTGGTAGTCTGCTCCAGGACCACTGTGCTCTACTGCCCCCTCAACAATACGAGCTGGTTACTACCTTCCCACACGAGAGCCACGAAAGCTCATTGTTTGTGATGCTGCTTTTACCAGGAAAAGCAGACTCCAGTATTCGGCAGAAAGCACCATCCCGCAGCCAGGTGCAGCAAGGTGCTAACTTGGTCTCAGTCAACTGAAGAACGCTGTGCCCCTCTTGAGGGAGACCCTCCCTCACACGTGCTCGTAACCCAGGCACCCTGGCTGCATCGCCTATAACCTGAGCTTCCTGCAACGCGGGCCTCTTGGTTCTGATATTCTAGTTCTACAAGGATAAATCTACGCCACACTCACAAATCTTCCTACTTTCATTATTTTAGGGGTGTGTTCTTTCCCGGCCTTTGAGACACAaggctcttgtttttttcccAATCTCCCCATATCACGTCATTTACGGGTGAAGACAGCAACCATGAGCCATGATCTTTCAGCACACTTACCAAAAAGACATCCGACGCCCCAACTCCAAATACCCAAACAGATCCTCCTGTCCCCTCAGTGGGCCCCAAACCCCGCCTCACCTGGTGACCCCGGATGGTGCGCAGGGAGAACATGCCAGTCTCCCCCTCATCTGCGATGGAAACCCCGGGAAGATCCATCTTCAGCTCCACACGTTCCCGCTGCTTCCTCTGCTCACGCAGcagcttctttttcttcctgagggTATGGTTTGAGGAATTAAAGCTGCCCAGCTCTGAAGATCCCCATCCGTGCCTTCACGCTCTCTCCCCATCTTCACCCACCGAGGGACTCTGCCTTGCGGTTCCCCAagctcctccccagctcccctcaCCTCTTTAACTCCGCCACCTCCTGGGCCTTCATCTCTGCCAGGGTCCGGTCCAGCTCCTCCTCCTCCGAGGGCTGCGGCCCCATCCCAGCTGCGGCCCCCTCCTCTtcaccttcctcttcctcccctgagCTGAGGCTGACAGAGTAGTTGCAGGAGTCGGTTATTTTCCCAGATGCTTCCCCTCAACACCCAGTCAACAATTGCCCTGGTttagctccctcctcacctgatGTCCAGTGCCTTTGCTTGTTCTTTCAGTTTCTTGGCCACATACCGCCGAAGCTTCGTTCTCCAGTTCAGTAGGGACCTGCCCCAGAGATACCATTCCTGACCTTGCTGTCTCCCTTTTGTCCTCACCTCCTCGTTTTGGGCCCATACCCCGAATTTCACGTTTGAGCCACAGAAGTCCTAAGGTTCAGGCCCCCACCCCAAACCTCTAACACAGCAGCATCCTGTTCCCAGAGACCCAGCGTCACGTCCTTCAAGGGCTGTCCCCTGCCTTCGGGGCTCACAGCACCTATGCCCACCCCCAGTGCAAACCTGAGCTCCTTACGCCCCAGCACCCTGATATCCTGACAGCACGCCCGGATGTCCTCAGTGGTAGTTGGATGCCGTGCCAACTCTTCATCGTCTAGCGAGATCTGTTCgggaggagggaaaagagtcAGGGGAGGTGTTCAGGCCATGTTTCTGGGGCTCCCTCGTACCCCTCGAGTCTGGGGACTCACTTCACTGGCTTTGGAAAGGAAGTCAACAGGGTTGGCAGCTCGGAGGAAGTCGGTGACTGAAGTTCGGTGATAGAGTGTGAGGTCACCCTCAGCATAGCCTTCAGCCTTAGGAAGGGAAATAATGAATGTTGAGCAGTCCCTTCTGGGGTGTCTGTAGGATTGACCAGGCCCAACCTCCCGAGTCCCAGGACCTGagggtggcccccactcgccaaaCACACCTTTGGCTTCTTCTTAGTCACCAATTCAGTAACAGTCTTGGCCTGAACTTCAACCTCCTTGAAGGCAAATTTGGGGTCAAAGAATTTACTGTCGACCTTGTCAGGAGCCAGGAATCCTAAGGTAATAGGATATATAAGAAAGTGTGCTTTGGTAGGTGGGAGACTAAATCAAGAGAACAAGGGAAGTTATGCCCACCCTGGCAGACGACAAAGATCTCTGCAGATTCATGACGAGAGGCTTGGGGCTTGGTGGCCTGGACACGGCGGAAGAGCTGCTGGAAAATCCATAGTAAGGGCTGATAGTCACGGGAACGGAAAACCTTTGTGATGAAGCAGCCACCACGGCTCAGAAAATCACAAGCCAAACGCAGAGCCATCAGTGTCAAATGGGCTGTGGGGGGGAGACAGTTAGCTGAGGACCTCTGCAGCCTGAGAGGGCAtgcccacctccaccctcagCTCCATGCCCCCCGATCCCGGCACCTTGTGAGTAAGCATCATGGACCCAGCCAGCCCCGACATTGGGGGCCCCGTCATTGAGCACAACAtcaactttccaggttttcaGCTCCTTCCTCAGGGCCTACAGAGGAGAGAAACCACAGCcaacagaaatacagaaatggCTACGAATGGAGCCCTTCATTCAGCCAGCTGTTGAGTGCCCACCACGGCCAAATCCTGTGCCATGGACAGGGGAtacaacaatagcaaaaataacaCGTTTGTTTTCATGGACCTTACAGTCTACTAGTGAATTCGCTGGAAAGGATGTCACTGAAATCTCTGCACTTCCTCCAACTCCAAAGACCTCCTTTCTGAATAAATAAAGGCTGGGCGGACACGCAATATTATGGGCCTTATAAACAACATGCAGGCACTGCTCAAGGCATGGTTAACAGGAAAAACGTGCCTTCAGGGGATCAGGGTGGGAAGAGGAATGAATGTGGATGTCTACATATAAAGGGAACAGGAAAAGAGAGATTCCTATTACCTGCCTACAGCGTTCTGTTGTGATGTCCTCCTGGAGTGTCACCACATTGGGAAGAGGCTTGATTGGAACCAGATCCACTCCTAGAAGGTATTAGGGCAGAGTATTCCAAAAGGTTGTCTCAAGCAGGGAGAAAGGAAATGCAGAACACAGGGTCTCACACTCCCACCCCCTGGAACATCCAGGAGCACCACCTGTCACTCACCCACAATAAGGCTGGATACAGGCATAAACTTGGTGGCCACCTGCAGCCTATAAAAGAGAAGTAAAGATTAAAACACCCTGGactgtcccttcccctccctcagcaATGTGATCTCTCATCCCCGGTGTTAGGGGTCCCTGCTAAGTGCAGTGGAAacgagacaggctgggacctcggaccctttgctgcaatacttgcacctggacaaaaCAACtcgagcaacagaatacaaagaaactataagggactaaacaTTGCATGCATACCCAGTTGGGGTGAATTATGGACAAGAAGACAAAAATTatggacacacacaaaaaagacaccACCCCACTGTCACTTCTGAAGAGttgggagcaaaaacagggtgtagGCAGCAGGGCACTGCACATGCCCCCCAGCACTCAGCTCCACCAAAgggggtgggcaaaccacctaagccGCCCCTCAGGCCGGACCCCCGGACACACCCCCACCTTCACGCTATATAAGGAACCAGCCAGCCCCCTCCTTGGGGAGCTGGCTAGCAAGGGAACCTGCTACTTGTTTTCGCTcctccctgctgcagcaggggccccaagaaaaccttgcctgaatttcttgtctggcctctagtccatttctattgattggggaaaaccaagaaccctggtcggtatcaGCCAATCATATCGTAAGTACACGGTCCAAATCTTTCCCCCTGCAGTTTACGTTCTGGGGAGTAGAGAAATTTGAGGTTGGTATTactgtttccctcccaccccaaatgCAACGCTCAATCATCCAGGGCTGGAATCCAGAACGCGTCCACAAGGAGCGTCAGGTGCCGGGTGTTACACACCATCCACCTGGTGCAGCGCACAGGTCCAGCAAGGCTCGGGCTTTCTGCAGAAATTGAAAGCGGCGATTCAGCTGGATCAGCTTGAAAGCAGAGCGGGAACGGTAACCTGGAGGCGGCGACAAAGTAAGGCCCGTGAAGCGCTTTCCCAGCGGGATTTCTGCGGCCTTACGACCCACCACCCTTTCTACGGAAGAAAAACTCAATATTCGGAAAGGGGGCGAACCGGCCAAGACTGGTGGAACGCCCGCTCGCAGACGGCGCGAACCCTGACTCACCCGTCTCCTTTGCCAAGTGATAGAACTTGTCTCGCCGGCTCTTCCCGACTTTGCCCTTTTTGC
This window encodes:
- the FTSJ3 gene encoding pre-rRNA 2'-O-ribose RNA methyltransferase FTSJ3 isoform X2 is translated as MPVSSLIVGVDLVPIKPLPNVVTLQEDITTERCRQALRKELKTWKVDVVLNDGAPNVGAGWVHDAYSQAHLTLMALRLACDFLSRGGCFITKVFRSRDYQPLLWIFQQLFRRVQATKPQASRHESAEIFVVCQGFLAPDKVDSKFFDPKFAFKEVEVQAKTVTELVTKKKPKAEGYAEGDLTLYHRTSVTDFLRAANPVDFLSKASEISLDDEELARHPTTTEDIRACCQDIRVLGRKELRSLLNWRTKLRRYVAKKLKEQAKALDISLSSGEEEEGEEEGAAAGMGPQPSEEEELDRTLAEMKAQEVAELKRKKKKLLREQRKQRERVELKMDLPGVSIADEGETGMFSLRTIRGHQLLEEVTQGDMSAADTFLSNLPRDDIYISDVEEEDDTSLDSDLDPEELAGVREPQSLKDQKCVRFAEVQDGKEEEEEENPLLVPLEEKALLQEEQASLWFSKDGFSGIGDDADEALEIRQAQLLYESRHKGQLPPPPSGVKMENKPPPCQDEAPERAEAPSGTEAATGPGGEERDDSSDSDSSSSEGEESWKPRGRKKRSRGPKSDDDVGFEVVPIKDPVKHRILDPEGLALGAIIASSKKAKRDLIDDSFSRYTFNEDEGELPDWFVQEEKQHRIRQLPIDKKEVEHYRKRWREINARPIKKVAEAKARKKRRMLKKLEQTKKKAEAVVNTVDISEREKAAQLRSLYKKAGLGKEKRQVTYVVAKKGVGRKVGRPAGVRGHFKVVDSRMKKDQRAQQRKEQKKKHKRK
- the FTSJ3 gene encoding pre-rRNA 2'-O-ribose RNA methyltransferase FTSJ3 isoform X1, whose protein sequence is MGKKGKVGKSRRDKFYHLAKETGYRSRSAFKLIQLNRRFQFLQKARALLDLCAAPGGWLQVATKFMPVSSLIVGVDLVPIKPLPNVVTLQEDITTERCRQALRKELKTWKVDVVLNDGAPNVGAGWVHDAYSQAHLTLMALRLACDFLSRGGCFITKVFRSRDYQPLLWIFQQLFRRVQATKPQASRHESAEIFVVCQGFLAPDKVDSKFFDPKFAFKEVEVQAKTVTELVTKKKPKAEGYAEGDLTLYHRTSVTDFLRAANPVDFLSKASEISLDDEELARHPTTTEDIRACCQDIRVLGRKELRSLLNWRTKLRRYVAKKLKEQAKALDISLSSGEEEEGEEEGAAAGMGPQPSEEEELDRTLAEMKAQEVAELKRKKKKLLREQRKQRERVELKMDLPGVSIADEGETGMFSLRTIRGHQLLEEVTQGDMSAADTFLSNLPRDDIYISDVEEEDDTSLDSDLDPEELAGVREPQSLKDQKCVRFAEVQDGKEEEEEENPLLVPLEEKALLQEEQASLWFSKDGFSGIGDDADEALEIRQAQLLYESRHKGQLPPPPSGVKMENKPPPCQDEAPERAEAPSGTEAATGPGGEERDDSSDSDSSSSEGEESWKPRGRKKRSRGPKSDDDVGFEVVPIKDPVKHRILDPEGLALGAIIASSKKAKRDLIDDSFSRYTFNEDEGELPDWFVQEEKQHRIRQLPIDKKEVEHYRKRWREINARPIKKVAEAKARKKRRMLKKLEQTKKKAEAVVNTVDISEREKAAQLRSLYKKAGLGKEKRQVTYVVAKKGVGRKVGRPAGVRGHFKVVDSRMKKDQRAQQRKEQKKKHKRK